From the genome of Kaistella daneshvariae, one region includes:
- a CDS encoding DUF502 domain-containing protein produces MNKQEIEKILNLLAKSFFQGLLIVGPFALTIWIIWYVVSSIDNILPVLSEQVYPGITFLIVICTITLVGFVGNKFIIGRVIVDSFDYLLEHTPGIKFIYTSLKDVMTSFVGDKKKFNVPVLIKTSDNPDVWRIGFLTQSDLSSVGFPDYVSVYLPHSYAVSGWVVFVLATNIVTLENVSAAQAMKFAVSGGVAGFHSDDNVFKAPE; encoded by the coding sequence ATGAATAAACAGGAAATCGAAAAAATCCTCAATCTCCTCGCAAAATCTTTTTTCCAGGGTTTGCTTATCGTCGGGCCGTTCGCACTTACGATCTGGATTATATGGTATGTGGTTTCCAGCATCGATAATATATTGCCGGTTCTTTCCGAGCAGGTTTATCCCGGAATCACTTTCCTCATCGTCATTTGCACCATTACTTTGGTCGGTTTTGTCGGTAATAAATTCATCATTGGCCGCGTCATTGTAGACAGTTTTGATTATTTGCTGGAACATACTCCCGGCATCAAATTCATTTATACTTCACTGAAAGATGTAATGACGTCTTTCGTTGGCGACAAAAAAAAATTCAACGTCCCGGTTCTCATTAAAACTTCAGATAACCCCGATGTTTGGCGCATCGGTTTTCTTACCCAAAGCGATCTTTCTTCCGTCGGTTTTCCGGATTATGTTTCGGTTTATTTGCCGCATTCGTATGCGGTTTCCGGCTGGGTGGTTTTCGTGCTTGCCACCAATATTGTCACTTTAGAAAACGTGAGCGCCGCACAGGCCATGAAATTTGCTGTGAGCGGTGGCGTTGCAGGTTTCCATTCAGATGACAATGTTTTTAAGGCACCGGAGTGA
- the miaE gene encoding tRNA-(ms[2]io[6]A)-hydroxylase, which translates to MFKLRLLTDPRWANIAEGNLEEILTDHAWCEQKATSNAISLITMLPEYPTIITELIKIAQEELEHFQMVHEIIKARGFEFGRERKDDYVGQLFKFIRQGGTRDERIIDRMLFAAMIEARSCERFRVLTENIKDEELKVFYRELMISEANHYTTFIGFARELGDAEGVNKRWEEWLDYEAEIIKSYGKKETIHG; encoded by the coding sequence ATGTTCAAATTAAGATTGCTCACCGATCCTCGCTGGGCAAATATTGCAGAAGGTAACCTGGAAGAAATTCTCACCGATCACGCCTGGTGCGAGCAAAAAGCGACTTCCAACGCGATTTCGCTCATTACCATGCTGCCGGAATACCCTACAATTATAACGGAACTTATAAAAATCGCCCAGGAAGAATTGGAACATTTTCAAATGGTGCACGAAATCATAAAAGCACGTGGGTTTGAATTTGGCCGCGAGCGCAAAGACGATTATGTAGGTCAGCTTTTTAAATTTATTCGCCAGGGCGGAACGCGCGATGAGCGAATTATTGACAGAATGCTTTTTGCGGCAATGATTGAAGCGCGCAGCTGCGAACGTTTCCGTGTACTTACCGAAAATATTAAAGATGAAGAACTCAAGGTTTTTTATCGCGAACTCATGATTTCTGAAGCCAACCATTACACCACTTTTATTGGTTTTGCGCGGGAACTTGGCGATGCTGAAGGCGTAAATAAACGCTGGGAAGAATGGCTGGATTATGAAGCTGAAATCATAAAATCGTACGGAAAAAAAGAAACCATTCACGGCTAA
- a CDS encoding DUF3667 domain-containing protein, whose translation MSHGKLREEKNCLNCGHIVEEKFCPNCGQENTETRRPFHYLFTHFIEDLTHYDGQFWGTIKNLLFKPGKLTQTYLEGKRQRYVPPVKLYIFISFITFFLFSIFPPFNIDFNEGASSKELKQTKVFSDASAALLQQKIDSLKSLPNMSHEDSVALQKVSAAMVDSAAMGNLAETFDMDKSLDADMKFLGYTHKKAYDSARVKNPGMFDFIKKPVAHKFFELKEKGAKKGDILKNFALTSFHNLPKALFIYLPLFAFFLWIFHNKKRWWYFDHGVFTLHYFAFLLLNILLLYLLYKLSTMISSSFVNFLIYLLITALFIYNVVYFFLAHQRVYKTKGFRSFVLGTALFMVNFFAFLFLLVGLGVISFLMIH comes from the coding sequence ATGAGCCACGGAAAACTTCGGGAAGAAAAAAACTGCCTGAATTGCGGTCATATCGTCGAAGAAAAATTCTGCCCCAACTGCGGCCAGGAAAATACGGAAACCCGAAGACCGTTCCACTATCTTTTCACCCATTTCATCGAAGATCTTACGCACTACGACGGTCAGTTTTGGGGAACCATAAAAAATTTGCTCTTCAAGCCGGGAAAATTAACACAAACTTATCTGGAAGGGAAAAGACAGCGTTACGTACCGCCGGTAAAACTTTATATTTTCATCAGTTTTATCACCTTTTTTCTGTTCTCCATATTTCCACCGTTTAATATTGATTTTAATGAAGGCGCGAGTTCAAAAGAATTAAAGCAAACCAAAGTTTTCAGCGACGCAAGTGCCGCGCTTTTACAGCAAAAGATCGACAGCCTGAAATCACTCCCGAACATGAGCCATGAAGATTCCGTAGCGCTGCAAAAAGTTTCTGCCGCCATGGTGGATTCGGCTGCCATGGGAAATCTCGCAGAAACCTTTGATATGGATAAATCGCTGGATGCAGACATGAAATTTTTAGGTTACACGCACAAAAAAGCTTACGATTCGGCGCGTGTAAAAAATCCCGGAATGTTTGATTTCATTAAAAAACCGGTGGCGCACAAGTTTTTTGAACTGAAAGAAAAAGGCGCAAAAAAGGGCGATATTTTAAAGAACTTTGCGTTGACTTCTTTTCACAATCTGCCAAAAGCGCTCTTTATTTATTTGCCGTTGTTTGCCTTCTTTTTATGGATTTTCCATAACAAGAAAAGATGGTGGTATTTTGACCACGGCGTTTTTACGCTGCATTATTTCGCTTTTCTTTTGCTGAATATCTTACTGCTTTATCTGCTTTATAAACTTAGCACGATGATCAGCTCCTCGTTTGTGAACTTTTTAATTTATTTGCTCATCACGGCGCTTTTTATTTACAACGTTGTTTACTTCTTTTTGGCGCACCAGCGCGTTTACAAAACCAAAGGTTTCCGCAGTTTTGTATTGGGCACAGCATTATTTATGGTGAATTTCTTCGCGTTTTTATTTTTGCTGGTAGGTCTTGGCGTCATCAGCTTTTTGATGATTCATTAA
- a CDS encoding acyl-CoA thioesterase: protein MSHFHYKFEVRWSDIDANKHLANSSYVEYCAQTRMAFMRTHKMGLKELSYWGIGPVILHERYSFFKEIYADQTVFVTAEISGMSEDASIYQFVHKFYLPDGTHCATAEATGVWIDTMLRKSTTPPDDILEVLEEFKSDDVKILTRADLKDLPFKPQNIEPFHKHGTFTWKKKNDEKTPE from the coding sequence ATGTCTCATTTTCACTATAAATTTGAAGTTCGCTGGAGCGATATCGATGCGAATAAACATCTCGCCAATTCTTCTTACGTAGAATATTGCGCGCAAACGCGAATGGCTTTTATGCGCACCCATAAAATGGGGCTTAAAGAGCTGAGTTACTGGGGAATTGGCCCGGTAATTTTGCACGAGAGATATTCATTTTTCAAGGAGATTTATGCTGACCAGACGGTTTTTGTAACTGCGGAAATTTCCGGCATGTCGGAAGATGCGAGTATTTACCAGTTTGTACACAAATTTTACTTACCCGACGGCACGCATTGCGCCACAGCGGAAGCCACCGGCGTTTGGATTGACACGATGCTGAGAAAATCTACCACGCCGCCGGACGATATTTTGGAAGTTTTGGAGGAATTTAAAAGTGACGACGTAAAAATTCTTACACGTGCTGATTTAAAAGATTTGCCTTTCAAACCACAAAATATCGAGCCTTTCCATAAGCACGGAACTTTTACCTGGAAAAAGAAGAATGACGAAAAAACACCCGAATAG
- a CDS encoding tryptophanase, producing the protein MKLPYAEPFKIKMVEEIHQSTREERENWLKNANYNLFNLKSSQVFIDLLTDSGTGAMSDQQWGALMTGDESYAGSRSFEKLHETVRNISGYQYLLPTHQGRAAENVLFSVLVKDGDVIPGNSHFDTTKGHIEIRKAHAIDCTIDEAFDINDPHLFKGNIDLKKLEEVYKAHPKEKIPFCLITITCNSSGGQPVSLENMKAVKELSDRYGIPIYFDSARFAENAYFIKTREKGQENRTIKEIAKEAFSYGVGMTMSSKKDGLVNIGGFIALNDAEIFKKASNFTIIFEGFITYGGMAGRDMAALAVGLNEATEFEYLESRISQVEYLGNKLIEYGIPVQKPIGGHAVFIDSLGFLPNISREEFPAQTLANEIYKEAGIRTVEIGTLLADRDPETRENRYPKLELVRLAIPRRTYTNNHMDYIAAAIKNVYDRRDEITKGYKIVWESEILRHFTVQLEEA; encoded by the coding sequence ATGAAATTACCTTACGCAGAACCTTTCAAAATAAAAATGGTAGAAGAAATTCACCAGTCCACCCGTGAAGAAAGAGAAAACTGGCTAAAAAATGCCAACTACAATTTATTTAATTTAAAATCTTCCCAGGTTTTCATCGATCTTTTAACCGATTCCGGCACCGGCGCCATGAGCGACCAGCAATGGGGCGCTTTGATGACCGGCGACGAGAGTTATGCAGGTTCCAGAAGTTTCGAAAAATTGCACGAAACAGTGCGGAATATTTCCGGTTACCAATATCTTTTGCCGACACATCAGGGGCGCGCGGCGGAAAATGTGCTCTTTTCAGTTTTGGTGAAGGATGGCGACGTGATTCCGGGAAATTCGCATTTTGATACTACAAAAGGTCACATTGAAATTCGGAAAGCCCACGCCATCGACTGTACCATTGATGAAGCGTTTGACATTAATGATCCGCATCTTTTCAAAGGAAACATCGACTTAAAGAAGCTGGAAGAAGTTTACAAAGCGCACCCGAAAGAAAAAATTCCGTTTTGCTTAATCACCATTACCTGCAATTCATCAGGCGGACAACCGGTTTCGCTTGAAAATATGAAAGCGGTAAAAGAACTTTCTGACCGTTACGGCATTCCGATTTATTTTGATTCTGCACGTTTTGCGGAAAATGCTTATTTCATAAAAACTCGAGAAAAAGGCCAGGAAAACCGCACCATTAAAGAAATCGCGAAAGAAGCTTTTTCCTACGGCGTTGGAATGACGATGAGTTCCAAAAAAGATGGTTTGGTAAATATCGGTGGTTTTATCGCGCTGAATGATGCTGAAATTTTTAAAAAAGCCTCCAATTTCACCATTATTTTCGAAGGTTTCATCACTTACGGTGGCATGGCGGGTCGCGATATGGCGGCGCTGGCAGTGGGTTTGAATGAAGCTACAGAATTTGAATATCTCGAAAGCCGAATTTCACAGGTGGAATATTTGGGCAATAAATTAATCGAATACGGCATTCCCGTGCAAAAACCCATTGGCGGTCACGCGGTTTTTATTGATTCTTTGGGCTTTTTACCGAATATTTCCCGCGAAGAATTTCCCGCGCAAACGTTAGCGAATGAAATTTACAAGGAAGCCGGCATCCGCACGGTAGAAATTGGGACTTTGCTTGCAGACCGCGATCCGGAAACGCGCGAAAACCGTTATCCGAAGCTCGAACTCGTACGACTTGCAATTCCGCGGCGAACGTACACCAATAATCATATGGATTATATTGCTGCGGCGATCAAAAATGTTTACGACCGTCGGGATGAAATTACCAAAGGTTATAAAATCGTGTGGGAATCGGAAATTTTACGGCACTTTACCGTTCAGTTGGAAGAAGCTTAA
- the thiL gene encoding thiamine-phosphate kinase, producing MLEDKNLELTPISAYGEFGLIKHLTENFSFKNTSTEISIGDDGAVINPENQKVILTTDILAEGVHFNLGYVPLKHLGYKAVVVNLSDIAAMNAKPTQILVAIAASNRFPVEALEEIYAGISLACKHYNVDLVGGDTTSSNSGLIINITAVGLEVSEKIVTRSGAKANDLLVVTGDLGGAYMGLQILEREHSVFLANPNMQPEMEGYDYILERQLKPEARTDIKKTLEELDIKPTSMIDISDGLSSETLHLSDQSKVGFRIYEEKVPMDSLTISTAEELNLNPIMCALSGGEDYELLFTISPKDFEKIKNHPDFTVIGHAVDLDQGNFLVARGSSELIALNAQGWDAFLNRGK from the coding sequence ATGCTGGAAGATAAAAATTTGGAGCTCACACCGATTTCTGCTTATGGAGAATTTGGTTTGATCAAACACCTCACCGAAAACTTTAGTTTTAAAAATACCTCGACCGAAATTTCGATTGGTGATGACGGTGCGGTGATTAATCCGGAAAACCAAAAAGTAATCTTAACCACGGATATTTTGGCGGAAGGTGTTCATTTCAATTTAGGTTATGTGCCGCTGAAACATTTGGGTTATAAAGCAGTGGTGGTAAACCTCAGCGATATTGCAGCGATGAATGCGAAACCAACGCAAATTTTGGTTGCCATTGCAGCCTCCAACCGTTTTCCGGTGGAAGCTTTGGAAGAAATCTATGCCGGAATTTCACTGGCGTGTAAACATTATAATGTTGATTTAGTTGGTGGTGATACGACGAGTTCAAATTCAGGTTTGATCATCAATATTACGGCTGTGGGACTGGAAGTTTCTGAAAAAATAGTGACCCGAAGCGGCGCAAAAGCCAATGATTTGCTTGTTGTAACGGGAGATTTGGGCGGCGCGTACATGGGATTGCAGATTTTGGAACGTGAACATTCAGTTTTTCTGGCAAACCCGAATATGCAGCCGGAAATGGAAGGTTACGATTATATTCTGGAAAGACAGCTGAAACCTGAAGCGCGGACTGACATTAAAAAAACTTTGGAAGAATTGGATATTAAACCGACTTCCATGATTGATATTTCGGATGGTTTGTCCTCGGAAACGCTTCATCTTTCAGATCAAAGTAAAGTTGGGTTCCGGATTTATGAAGAAAAAGTGCCGATGGATTCTCTAACGATTTCCACCGCGGAGGAATTAAATTTAAATCCTATAATGTGTGCTTTAAGCGGCGGCGAAGATTACGAATTGCTTTTCACCATTTCACCAAAAGATTTTGAAAAAATCAAAAATCACCCGGATTTTACGGTTATAGGTCATGCAGTAGATTTAGACCAGGGAAATTTCCTTGTGGCGCGTGGAAGTAGTGAGTTAATTGCACTTAATGCGCAAGGCTGGGACGCTTTCCTGAACCGGGGAAAATAG
- a CDS encoding isopenicillin N synthase family dioxygenase, with the protein MKQIPSVDLRDFLSGDPERKQKFVNEIGKAYEEIGFVALKGHFLDEELVDELYSEVKNFFELPVEAKQKYEIPGIGGQRGYVGFGKETAKGFKKGDLKEFWHFGQYLEEGSKYAEVYPDNVEVTEIPKFNEVGKKAYKMLEKTGVYVLRALALHLGLDEFYFDKFVAEGNSILRPIHYPPITEEPDNAVRAAAHGDINLITLLMGAQGKGLQVMNHEGEWIDAIAQPDELMINVGDMLSRHTNNKLKSTIHQVVNPPRELWGTSRYSIPFFMHPVSEMPLNALEGTFDENNPKLYPDTTAGEFLHERLVELGLIK; encoded by the coding sequence ATGAAACAGATTCCCAGTGTGGATTTGCGTGATTTCCTTTCGGGTGACCCGGAACGCAAGCAAAAATTTGTAAATGAAATCGGAAAAGCATACGAAGAAATCGGCTTTGTTGCCCTGAAAGGACACTTTCTGGATGAAGAGTTGGTGGATGAACTTTACAGCGAGGTGAAGAATTTTTTCGAACTTCCTGTAGAGGCTAAGCAAAAGTACGAAATCCCTGGAATCGGTGGCCAGCGTGGCTATGTAGGTTTTGGTAAAGAAACCGCAAAAGGATTTAAAAAAGGCGATTTAAAGGAATTCTGGCATTTCGGCCAATATCTTGAAGAAGGGTCGAAATACGCCGAGGTTTATCCAGATAACGTAGAGGTTACAGAAATTCCTAAGTTTAACGAAGTGGGCAAAAAAGCTTACAAAATGCTGGAAAAAACCGGTGTTTATGTTTTGAGAGCATTGGCTTTACACCTTGGTTTGGACGAATTTTATTTCGACAAATTTGTGGCTGAAGGAAACTCTATTTTGAGACCAATCCACTACCCGCCAATTACAGAAGAACCGGATAACGCAGTGCGTGCAGCAGCACACGGCGACATCAACCTGATCACGCTTCTTATGGGTGCGCAGGGTAAAGGTCTTCAGGTAATGAACCACGAAGGTGAATGGATCGACGCGATTGCACAGCCTGATGAGTTAATGATCAACGTAGGCGATATGCTGTCTAGACACACGAATAACAAATTGAAATCTACAATTCACCAGGTGGTAAATCCGCCACGCGAACTGTGGGGAACTTCACGTTATTCCATTCCATTCTTTATGCACCCGGTGAGCGAAATGCCACTGAATGCATTGGAAGGAACATTTGACGAAAATAATCCAAAACTTTATCCGGATACGACTGCAGGAGAATTTCTTCACGAAAGACTGGTTGAACTGGGACTGATCAAATAA
- a CDS encoding acyltransferase family protein — MKRDLYIDFAKGFATLSIIFIHTVFWSGQYYVPTELRVLSLLIDVPLFYALSGLTSGGNVEKTLYRLLKLQITYMIFVTFLFFLDYFFKVFGVNFFGLEWMKNFYSTFGTKYVPNNISTVPQWQNLGNWYLHQYTNADTFPVVMGSFWYLKVYFILTVFGVLILRFFSKHVNWFIAICFGLTLIFNLMPHYYPTGQVGYVAFYLGIFLVAHQLKGKKVPTKLVPFLYGILFLILIILFWDFGKDLFLRMNKMKFPPKLLYIFWSSFSLLTLLVLYNRLKIEKNNFITYIGKNAIFYYFAQGMSSSLIYFVAVPLQDALPWGLLLPIIFALNICLAVLIAEGLKKLDALGWKILEFLRKKTASA, encoded by the coding sequence ATGAAAAGAGACCTCTATATTGATTTTGCTAAAGGTTTTGCTACCCTCTCCATTATTTTCATCCACACCGTTTTTTGGTCCGGTCAATATTACGTGCCGACGGAACTTCGCGTACTTTCATTGTTGATTGATGTGCCGCTTTTCTATGCTTTAAGCGGACTGACTTCCGGCGGAAATGTAGAAAAAACCCTTTATCGCCTGCTAAAATTGCAGATCACCTACATGATTTTCGTAACCTTTCTATTTTTTCTGGATTATTTCTTTAAAGTTTTCGGCGTCAATTTTTTCGGCCTTGAATGGATGAAAAATTTCTATTCTACCTTCGGAACCAAATATGTCCCGAATAATATTTCCACCGTTCCGCAGTGGCAAAATCTCGGAAACTGGTATCTGCACCAATATACCAACGCCGATACTTTTCCCGTGGTCATGGGAAGTTTCTGGTATTTGAAAGTGTATTTTATTCTAACTGTTTTTGGCGTTTTAATCCTGAGATTTTTCTCGAAACACGTCAATTGGTTTATCGCCATTTGCTTTGGTTTAACCTTGATTTTCAATTTAATGCCGCATTACTATCCGACGGGACAAGTGGGTTATGTGGCATTCTACCTCGGAATATTTTTAGTCGCGCATCAATTGAAAGGCAAAAAAGTCCCGACGAAGTTGGTCCCATTCCTCTACGGAATCCTCTTCCTGATTTTAATTATTCTTTTCTGGGATTTCGGTAAAGATTTATTTTTACGAATGAACAAGATGAAATTTCCACCCAAACTGCTTTATATTTTCTGGTCCAGTTTTTCATTGCTCACACTTTTGGTTTTGTACAACCGCCTGAAAATCGAGAAAAACAATTTCATCACCTACATCGGGAAAAACGCGATCTTCTATTATTTCGCGCAGGGCATGAGTTCTTCTTTGATTTATTTCGTAGCTGTACCTCTGCAGGATGCTTTACCATGGGGTTTGCTGTTACCAATAATTTTTGCTTTAAATATTTGTTTGGCAGTTTTAATCGCGGAAGGATTAAAAAAATTGGATGCTTTAGGCTGGAAAATTTTAGAATTTCTGCGTAAAAAAACTGCTTCGGCATAA
- the rpmA gene encoding 50S ribosomal protein L27 yields MAHKKGVGSSKNGRESHSKRLGVKIFGGQEAIAGNIIVRQRGTQHHPGENVGMGKDHTLHALVDGKVVFRKKANDRSYVSIEPNA; encoded by the coding sequence ATGGCACATAAGAAAGGAGTTGGTAGTTCCAAAAACGGTAGAGAATCGCATTCCAAGAGACTTGGTGTAAAGATTTTCGGTGGACAGGAAGCTATTGCCGGTAACATTATCGTGAGACAAAGAGGTACACAACACCATCCTGGTGAAAACGTAGGAATGGGAAAAGATCATACTTTGCACGCGTTAGTTGATGGTAAAGTAGTTTTCAGAAAGAAAGCAAACGACAGATCATACGTATCTATTGAACCGAACGCTTAA
- a CDS encoding elongation factor G — MSANTKNLRNVVLLGHSDSGKTTLIETMMYEGGAIKRRGSVNLRNMVSDYTDLEHEKGKTIFSHQMFVNWRNNRINMIDTPGFDDFIGEVVSSLKVADTAIIVLNAANGVEVGTELVWEYVEKYKTPAIFVINQMDHPKADFERTLEQAKERFGPKLLPLQFPYNSGANFNSIIDALRMVMYVFPADGGKPEKKHVPESELERANAMHNALVEIAAENEDGLMEKYFEEGNLSEEELAQGITLALAKQQFFPVFITSGLKDMGSGRLMGFIDDIAPSPADRPARKLENGEEISYDPNDKTTIFIYKTTSEPQVGMVSYFKVLSGKLKPGDELVNAENGEIERISQVFLAEGKDRIAVHELVAGDLGVTVKLKNSRSNHTLNSKGLNRKIRPMEFPESRIRKAIFTDVSSDMEKLVAALHKIQDSDPTLVVEQSTELKQTILHGQGQLHLDLVTQRLEKEFGVKMKFAAPKIPYRETITGKADADYRHKKQSGGAGQFAEIHLRLENYYDGMEEPTGVNIRQKDIEELPWGGKLAFYWCIVGGAIDNRYIGAIKKGIMQQMESGPLTGSRCQNVRVTVYDGKMHSVDSNDISFQLAAAGAFRDAFHRANPQLLEPVYTLEILCPDEDTGDVMGDLQTRRAIISGMDSEKHYQKILAYVPLAELDDYGSTLRSITGGRAKFTMKFAEYQLVPMNVQQEVVRKNAPLQEA; from the coding sequence ATGAGTGCTAATACCAAAAACCTGAGAAATGTAGTCTTGCTGGGCCATTCGGACAGCGGCAAAACTACGCTCATAGAAACAATGATGTACGAAGGCGGGGCGATTAAGCGCCGTGGCAGCGTAAATTTACGCAACATGGTGAGCGATTATACCGACCTGGAACACGAGAAAGGAAAAACTATTTTTTCGCACCAGATGTTTGTAAACTGGCGAAATAATAGGATTAATATGATTGATACACCGGGATTTGATGATTTTATCGGTGAGGTGGTTTCGTCTTTAAAAGTGGCTGACACGGCGATAATTGTTTTGAATGCCGCAAACGGCGTGGAAGTTGGGACAGAACTGGTTTGGGAATATGTTGAAAAATACAAAACACCTGCGATTTTTGTCATCAACCAAATGGACCACCCAAAAGCTGATTTCGAAAGAACTTTAGAGCAGGCAAAAGAACGTTTCGGACCGAAGTTACTTCCGCTGCAGTTTCCCTATAATTCCGGTGCAAACTTTAATTCCATCATCGATGCTTTGCGGATGGTGATGTATGTTTTTCCGGCTGATGGCGGCAAACCCGAGAAAAAACACGTTCCGGAAAGCGAATTGGAAAGAGCCAACGCAATGCACAACGCTTTGGTGGAAATCGCCGCCGAAAATGAAGACGGCTTGATGGAAAAATATTTCGAAGAAGGAAATTTGTCTGAAGAGGAACTCGCGCAGGGAATTACGCTCGCGCTTGCAAAACAGCAGTTTTTCCCGGTGTTCATCACCAGTGGCTTGAAAGATATGGGAAGCGGCCGCCTCATGGGCTTTATTGATGACATTGCACCGTCGCCAGCCGATAGACCGGCACGCAAACTGGAAAACGGTGAAGAAATTTCTTATGATCCCAACGATAAAACCACGATATTTATTTATAAAACCACGTCGGAGCCGCAGGTCGGTATGGTTTCCTATTTCAAAGTTCTCAGCGGAAAACTGAAGCCAGGCGACGAGCTCGTGAATGCAGAAAATGGAGAAATTGAGCGCATTTCACAGGTTTTCTTAGCCGAAGGAAAAGATCGTATTGCTGTGCATGAACTGGTCGCCGGCGATTTAGGTGTGACCGTAAAACTCAAAAATTCCCGTTCCAATCATACCTTAAATTCCAAAGGCTTGAACCGAAAAATCCGACCAATGGAATTCCCAGAAAGCCGCATCCGCAAAGCGATTTTCACCGATGTGTCTTCCGATATGGAAAAATTGGTTGCTGCATTGCACAAAATTCAAGATTCAGATCCAACTTTGGTGGTGGAACAATCAACGGAACTCAAACAAACCATTTTACACGGTCAGGGCCAGCTGCATCTGGATTTGGTCACGCAGCGCTTGGAAAAAGAATTCGGTGTAAAAATGAAATTTGCCGCACCAAAAATTCCGTACCGCGAAACCATTACCGGAAAAGCCGATGCCGATTACCGCCACAAAAAACAGTCCGGCGGCGCGGGCCAATTCGCGGAAATTCATCTTCGTCTGGAAAATTATTATGACGGAATGGAAGAACCCACCGGCGTTAACATCCGTCAGAAAGACATTGAAGAACTGCCGTGGGGCGGAAAACTTGCTTTTTACTGGTGCATCGTGGGCGGCGCTATTGACAACCGCTACATCGGCGCTATAAAAAAAGGCATTATGCAGCAGATGGAATCCGGACCGCTCACCGGTTCGCGTTGCCAAAACGTTCGTGTAACCGTTTACGACGGCAAAATGCACAGCGTGGATTCCAATGATATTTCCTTCCAGCTCGCCGCGGCGGGCGCCTTCCGCGATGCTTTTCACCGCGCAAATCCGCAGCTTTTAGAACCGGTGTATACGTTGGAAATTTTGTGTCCGGATGAAGATACTGGTGATGTAATGGGCGATTTGCAGACACGACGTGCCATCATCTCCGGCATGGATTCTGAAAAACATTACCAAAAAATTCTGGCGTACGTGCCGCTTGCGGAGCTGGACGATTACGGCTCAACCTTGCGCTCAATTACCGGTGGCCGTGCGAAATTCACCATGAAGTTTGCCGAATACCAGCTCGTTCCAATGAACGTGCAGCAGGAAGTCGTAAGGAAAAATGCACCGCTGCAGGAAGCTTAA